A stretch of Palaemon carinicauda isolate YSFRI2023 chromosome 34, ASM3689809v2, whole genome shotgun sequence DNA encodes these proteins:
- the LOC137627065 gene encoding uncharacterized protein, with protein sequence MFPYGTPPLYIPIISYHITPLFPLLYPPTIYTTISLYHILSHYTPTISLYHIIPPYTGHPISSLYPPTISFNDILYPPTISFLYIPYHIPIPYSPYIYLTISPQHILPPYTPPHFPHHILPPYTHIISRIISSHHIPPTYPQTISSHHIPPPHSPTTASHHIHLPYYPTISSYHIPPLYDPTISPYPILPLYTPTISPLLGTPPYRLTISPNYIPPYLQPYFPIISPQHIPPPYTLTIFLHHIPRSNPTTLSSYHIPPAYTPTIHPNHIPHHILLQYPPPLYPLIPSQYPPTIYSPTIYPHHIPRPYTPIIYPNHILLPYTSHHIPRPYPPPYPPTLSPHHILPPYLLTIYPDRIP encoded by the coding sequence ATGTTCCCTTACGGTACCCCCCCACTATATATCCCCATCATATCCTACCATATAACCCCACTATTTCCCCTACTATATCCACCCACGATATATACCACCATATCCCTTTACCACATTCTCTCACATTATACTCCTACCATTTCCCTCTACCACATCATCCCACCATATACCGGCCATCCTATATCCTCACTTTATCCACCCACCATATCCTTCAACGATATACTATATCCCCCTACCATATCCTTCCTATATATACCTTACCATATCCCCATACCATATTCTCCCTATATATACCTTACCATATCCCCCCAACATATCCTCCCACCATATACCCCCCCCCATTTCCCACATCATATCCTTCCACCCTATACCCACATCATATCCCGCATCATATCCTCCCACCATATACCCCCAACATATCCCCAAACCATATCCTCTCACCATATACCTCCACCACATTCCCCTACCACAGCCTCCCACCATATACACTTACCATACTACCCCACCATATCCTCCTACCATATACCCCCACTATATGACCCGACCATATCCCCCTACCCTATCCTCCCCCTATATACCCCCACTATATCCCCCCTACTAGGAACCCCACCATATCGTCTCACAATATCCCCCAACTATATCCCCCCATATCTCCAACCATATTTTCCAATTATATCTCCCCAACATATCCCCCCACCATATACCCTGACCATATTCCTCCACCATATACCCCGATCAAATCCAACCACCCTATCCTCCTACCATATACCCCCAGCATATACCCCGACCATACACCCAAATCATATCCCCCACCACATCCTTCTACAATATCCCCCACCCTTATACCCCCTAATACCCTCACAATATCCTCCCACTATATATTCTCCCACCATATACCCCCACCATATACCCCGACCATATACCCCGATCATATACCCTAACCATATCCTCCTACCATATACATCACACCATATACCCCGACCATATCCTCCACCATATCCTCCCACCTTATCCCCCCACCATATCCTCCCACCATATCTCCTCACCATATACCCCGACCGTATACCCTGA
- the LOC137627066 gene encoding uncharacterized protein codes for MISSNHIPTPYPLTISSHQMPLPYPPTIYPLPQNIPRPNIASYISTPYNPHIPHHILIPYTPNITPTISSNIHRHHFTNHILPPYTPTISPHHILPTYTPPYLSTITSQHIPPPYHPTIASHHIHTTMSPYGTLPPYLPIISLLPYTLTISPYYICSRYIPPHPLTTFSHHILPPLPPPYLPTISSHHIPATIYTHFIHPPYPPTIYLYHIPIPYPSYIYLTISPHHILPIYTLPYPPPYSPTIYPHHFPHHNLPPYTHTISPSYPPTIYTQHIPKPYPLTIYLHHIALPYRPTIYSYYIPNISPTMYPNYTLSPYPQHILQLYPSTYPPIIDLHHITPSYHPIICPSHIPYHILSLYAPIILSYHILPQYTPTISPTKSHYHIPIPSPYPPTYPYSISPCILSYHTLYPHHITPTYLCIIYHSHIPPPPYPLIIYAHHITLSYPPTISHHIMPHHIIRQYTLPFPHNISSHHFPQHFLPPYPPPYPTTIYLNHIPHPILVLYTTTI; via the coding sequence ATGATATCCTCCAACCATATACCCACACCATATCCCCTCACTATATCATCCCACCAGATGCCACTACCATATCCTCCTACCATATACCCCCTCCCTCAAAATATCCCGCGCCCCAATATCGCCAGCTACATATCCACACCATATAACCCCCATATCCCCCACCATATCCTCATACCATATACCCCAAACATAACCCCCACCATTTCCTCCAACATACACCGTCACCATTTCACCAACCATATTCTACCACCATATACCCCCACCATTTCCCCCCACCATATCCTCCCAACATATACCCCACCATACCTCTCCACCATAACCTCCCAACATATACCCCCACCATATCACCCCACCATAGCCTCCCACCATATACACACCACCATGTCCCCTTACGGTACACTCCCACCATATCTCCCCATCATATCACTCCTACCATATACCCTCACTATTTCCCCCTACTATATCTGCTCACGATATATCCCACCACATCCCCTTACCACATTCTCCCACCATATACTCCCACCACTTCCCCCACCATATCTTCCCACCATATCGTCCCACCATATACCTGCCACCATATACACTCACTTTATCCACCCACCATATCCTCCAACGATATACCTCTACCATATCCCCATACCATATCCTTCCTATATATACCTTACCATATCCCCCCACCATATCCTCCCTATATATACCTTACCATATCCCCCACCATATTCTCCCACCATATACCCCCACCATTTCCCCCATCATAACCTTCCACCCTATACCCACACCATATCCCCATCATATCCTCCCACCATATACACCCAACATATCCCCAAACCATATCCTCTCACCATTTACCTCCACCACATCGCCCTGCCATACCGTCCCACCATATACTCATACTATATCCCCAACATATCCCCCACAATGTACCCCAACTATACCCTCTCACCCTATCCCCAACATATCCTTCAACTATACCCCTCTACATATCCTCCTATCATTGACCTCCACCATATCACCCCATCATATCATCCCATCATATGCCCCAGCCATATCCCCTACCATATCCTCTCACTATATGCGCCAATCATACTATCTTACCATATCCTCCCACAATATACCCCTACCATATCCCCCACAAAATCCCACTACCATATACCTATCCCCTCACCGTATCCCCCAACATATCCTTACTCTATATCTCCCTGTATATTGTCCTACCATACTTTATACCCCCACCATATTACCCCAACATATCTTTGCATAATATACCACAGCCATATCCCCCCCCCACCATATCCTCTCATCATATACGCCCATCATATTACCCTATCATATCCTCCCACCATATCCCACCACATTATGCCCCACCATATCATACGACAATATACTCTACCATTTCCCCATAACATTTCCTCCCACCATTTCCCCCAACATTTCCTCCCACCATATCCCCCACCATATCCCACAACCATTTACCTCAACCATATCCCCCACCCTATCCTCGTACTATATACCACCACCATATAA
- the LOC137627067 gene encoding uncharacterized protein, with amino-acid sequence EDHPKCGSMFCNVRNKNSCGHELCRRHAACAASKGDLRYWGPQYTPTISPHHITPIIYPQYFPLLYPLTIYPTISPYHILPPYTPTISAHHIFPPYPPTIYMLPYTLTLSTHHILQRYNSTISSYHILPINTLPYPPPYPPTLYPHHIPHHILHHIPPTYPKPYPLTIYLHHIALPYLHTIPHHIVSPYPPNICPPYPQQYFPIISPHHIPHNILPPHNPTIPPYHTLPPYTHTISPTYPPSYTPTIPTQPIPNISSNYTPPIYPPIIDPNDITLSYPPIICPIHIPYYILSQYTPIILTNHILPQYTPSYPPPNPLPYTPTMSPHRIPQHILALYLPIYAPTIYPHHITPTYHCIIYPSNILPPYHLTKYAHHITIPYPPTIYPHIMPHHIIRPYTPPFPPNISYHHIPTISQNHIPKPYPPPYHPTIYHHHMIHQKPPPYPPPYPLTIYPNHIPNHILPPYTTTISILHPPTIYPHHILPLYTHTKNPPYPQYILSPYIAPYQPTYPPTISFHLILHHIAPSYPPPHPPTIYPHLIPQQYPPTT; translated from the exons TACACCCCCACCATATCTCCCCATCATATCACTCCTATCATATACCCCCAATATTTCCCCCTACTATATCCACTCACGATATATCCCACTATATCCCCTTACCACATTCTCCCACCATATACTCCCACCATTTCCGCCCACCATATTTTCCCACCATATCCTCCCACCATATACATGCTACCATATACCCTAACTTTATCCACCCACCATATCCTCCAACGATATAACTCTACCATATCCTCCTACCATATCCTTCCTATAAATACCTTACCATATCCCCCACCATATCCTCCCACCCTATACCCACACCATATCCCACATCATATCCTCCACCATATACCCCCAACATATCCCAAACCATATCCTCTCACCATATACCTCCATCACATAGCCCTGCCATATCTGCACACC ATCCCCCACCATATCGTCTCACCATATCCTCCAAATATATGCCCCCCATATCCTCAACAATATTTTCCAATTATATCCCCCCACCATATCCCACACAATATCCTCCCACCACATAACCCCACCATACCACCCTACCATACCCTCCCACCATATACCCATACTATATCCCCAACATATCCCCCATCCTATACCCCAACCATACCCACTCAACCTATCCCCAACATATCCTCCAACTATACCCCCCCTATATATCCTCCTATCATCGACCCCAACGATATCACTCTATCATATCCTCCCATCATATGCCCCATTCATATTCCCTACTATATCCTCTCACAATATACGCCAATCATACTAACCAACCATATCCTCCCACAATATACCCCATCATATCCCCCACCAAATCCCCTACCATATACCCCCACCATGTCCCCCCACCGTATCCCCCAACATATCCTCGCACTATATCTCCCTATATATGCTCCTACCATTTACCCCCACCATATCACCCCAACATATCATTGCATCATATACCCCAGCAATATCCTCCCACCATATCATCTCACTAAATACGCCCATCATATTACCATACCATATCCTCCCACCATATACCCCCACATTATGCCCCACCATATTATCCGACCATATACTCCACCATTTCCCCCTAACATTTCCTACCACCATATCCCCACCATATCCCAAAACCATATACCTAAACCATATCCCCCACCATATCATCCTACTATATACCACCACCATATGATCCACCAAAAGCCTCCACCATATCCTCCACCATATCCTCTCACCATATACCCCAACCATATACCCAACCATATCCTTCCACCATATACAACAACCATATCCATACTACATCCTCCAACCATATACCCCCACCATATCCTCCCACTATATACCCACACAAAAAACCCACCCTATCCCCAATATATCCTCTCACCATATATCGCACCATATCAGCCAACATATCCTCCCACCATATCTTTCCACCTTATCCTCCACCATATAGCCCCATCATATCCCCCTCCACATCCTCCCACCATATACCCCCACCTTATCCCTCAACAATATCCTCCCACCACATAA